TTCGCCCGCGAGGCGCAGGCCGGGCGGCAATGGACCTGCGCCGACCGCTCGCTCACCGGATTCCCGTTCCGCTTCGAGCTGCGCTGCGCCTCGCTGGGCTTCTCCCGCTCCGACGTGCGCTTCACCGTCGGCCCGGTGGTGGCGGTGGCCCAGGTCTATCAGCCGCGCCACGTGATCCTGGAGGCGACCGGGCCGTTCCGGGTGCAGCAGGGCGGGCTCGACGCCGACGTGACCTGGAGCGACCTCGAGGCGAGCCTGCACCTCACCGGCGACGGCTTCCAGCGCGCCTCCGTGGTGGTCGACGGGCTGAAGGGCAGCGTCACCGGCGCCGACCCCTCCCCGATCGACTTCTCGGCCGGCCATCTCGAGATGCATGCCCGGCCGACGCCGGGACGCTTCTCCACCGACGGCGCCGTCGATCTCAGCCTGCGGGTGATGCGGGCCGGCCTGCCGCTGCTCGACCCGCTGCTCGGCGGATCCGAGCCCGCCGACATCGCGCTCGACGCCACCGCGACCCGGGCGGCGGGCTTCCGGACCCGCACCCTGGCGCAGGAGCTCGAGCGCTGGCGCGAGGCCGGCGGCACCGTGGAGATCACGAGCCTCGCCGCCGAGAAGGGCAGCCGTCGCCTGCGCGCACAGGGCGTGCTCGGCCTCGACGACCAGCACCGGCCGAGCGGCCAGCTCGACGTGCGCACCGCCGGACTCGAGCAGGTGATCGCCCCGCTGATCAGCGAGCAGCTCGGCGCGCGGCTCGGCGGCGACGGCGCGGCGCTGGTCGGCAACATCGTCGGCCAGTTCCTCGGCGGGCGCCGCCGGGAGCCGGCCCCGGGCCAGCCCGCGCCGGGCGCACCGGACCGCCCCGGCGAGCCGCCCCTGAAGGTGCTGCCGACCTTGCGCCTGACCGGCGGCCGGGTGGTGGTCGGGCCGTTCGCGGTGCCGAACGTGCGGCTGCAGCCGCTGTACTGAGGATGCAGGATTGACGGGGCCGGCGGTTGCCGCCCCGCCCGCGGCGTCGTACCCCAGGGGGCATGAGCCAGACCGCCCGTTTCCAGAGCTTCGAGGATCCCAGCCACCGGGAGGGCGCGGCGCGGATCGCCGCGCTGCGGGCCGCGATGGCGCAACGGGGCTATGCCGGCTTCGTGGTGCCGCGCGCCGACGAGCACCAATCCGAGTACGTGCCGGCGAACGCCGAGCGGCTGGCCTGGCTCACCGGGTTCACCGGCTCGGCCGGCACGGCCGTCGTTCTCGCCGACAGGGCCGCCCTGGTGGTCGACGGGCGCTACACCCTGCAGGCCGCCGAGCAGGTCGATACCGGCGTGGTCACCCCGGTGCCGCTCGCCGAGACCGGCGTCGAGGCCTGGATCGAGGCCAACCTGCCGGCGGGCGGGGTGCTGGCCTACGATCCCTGGCTGCACACGCCGGACGGGCTCGCGCGCCTCGAGCGCGCCGCCGCGGCCGCGGGCGGGCGCGTCGAGCCGACCTCCCTCAACCTCGTCGACCTCGTCTGGATCGACCGCCCGGCCGCGCCGCGGGCGTCGGTGGTGCCCCATCCCGAGCACCTCGCGGGCGAGGCGGCGGCGGGGAAGCTCGACCGGGTGCGCGCGGCGCTCGCCAAGGCGCGCCTCGACGCGCTGGTCGTCTCCGATCCGCACAACCTCGCCTGGTTGTTCAACATCCGCGGCGGCGACGTCCCGCACACGCCGCTGCCGCTCGGCTACGCGGTGATCCCGCGCGACGGCCGCCCGCGCCTGTTCCTCGATCCCGAGAAGGTCACGGCCGAGGC
The sequence above is drawn from the Methylobacterium terrae genome and encodes:
- a CDS encoding DUF2125 domain-containing protein is translated as MPMDRPTTVGPTNGTTRGGGTRRGPGLRLGLFAPFALLVLLALAWTAGWFWLRGRADSEIQGWFAREAQAGRQWTCADRSLTGFPFRFELRCASLGFSRSDVRFTVGPVVAVAQVYQPRHVILEATGPFRVQQGGLDADVTWSDLEASLHLTGDGFQRASVVVDGLKGSVTGADPSPIDFSAGHLEMHARPTPGRFSTDGAVDLSLRVMRAGLPLLDPLLGGSEPADIALDATATRAAGFRTRTLAQELERWREAGGTVEITSLAAEKGSRRLRAQGVLGLDDQHRPSGQLDVRTAGLEQVIAPLISEQLGARLGGDGAALVGNIVGQFLGGRRREPAPGQPAPGAPDRPGEPPLKVLPTLRLTGGRVVVGPFAVPNVRLQPLY